The following is a genomic window from Variovorax paradoxus.
GCAACGGCTCGCAAAGCGAGTTCCAGGCGCTGGCTTTCCATGCATTGCTGGGCATCGAGGAAGTGCGCGTGTTCGACATCGACGCGCGGGCGACCGACAAGCTGGTGCGCCACTTGTCCGTCTGCACGCCGCTCGATGTGGTGCGCGCCCGCTCCGTGGCCGAGGCCGTGCGCGGCGCGGACATCGTCACCACCATCACGGCTTTCCAGGGGCAGGCCACCGTTCTCACGCCCGACATGATCGACCCCGGCATGCACATCAATGCCGTGGGCGGCGATTCGCCCGGCAAGACCGAGCTGCACCCCGATGTGCTGCGCCTGGCGCGCGTGTTCGTCGAATACGAGGCCCAGACCCGCGTGGAGGGCGAGATCCAGCAGCTGCCGGCCGGCTTTCCGGTGCACGAACTCTGGAAGGTGCTTGTCGGCGACGTGCCGGGCCGCGAAACCGCCGACCAGGTCACGGTGTTCGATTCGGTCGGCTTCGCGCTCGAGGACTACACCGCGTTGCGCTACATCCACCAGCTGGCCATCGAACGGGGTGTGGGCCAGCAGATTGCGCTGGTGCCCGAGCTGGACGACCCGAAGGATCTGTTCGGCCTGACTGCATCGGGCCGGCGCCGCGCGGTGCTGCGGCGTGCGGCATGATCCAGGCATGCTCACCATCTACAACGACCAGCACGCGCTTCACCAAGGCAAAGTCGAGATGTTCCGCGGCGAGTTGGTGCCGTGCTTCGAGGTGCCCGACCGCGTCGACCACGTGAAGCATGAACTGGAGCGCCGGCGCCTGGGCCCGCTGCAGATGCCAGACCATTTCGACGAAGCCCTGCTGGCCAAGGTGCATGCGCCGCGCTACCTGGACTTCATTGCGCATGCCTGGGACGAGTGGGTGGCGCTAGACGCAGCCAACGCCTCGCGCGATGCGCTGCCTTCGTACTGGCCCACGCGCGGCATGCGCACCGATGTGCTGCCCCAGAGCTTCCCGGCCCGCCTGGGCCTGTTCTCGTTCGATGCGGGCACGCCGCTCACGGCCGGCAGCTGGGCCGCTGCGCGGCACGGCGCCGCCTGTGCATGGACCGCGGCGCAGCGCGTCATTGATGGGCGTCGCGCCGCCTTTGCACTCACGCGGCCGCCCGGCCATCATGCGGGTGCCGATTTCTTTGGTGGCTACTGCTTCGTCAACAACGCCGCTGTCGCTGCACAGGCGCTGCGCGATGCCGGCGTGGAACGCGTTGCCGTGCTCGACGTGGACTACCACCACGGCAACGGCACGCAGGCCATCTTCTACGAACGAAGCGATGTTCACTTTGCAAGCTTGCACGGAGACCCGCTCACCGACTACCCGTATTACCTGGGCCATGCCGACGAGCGCGGCGCGGGCCAAGGAGAGGGCTTCAACCACAACCTGCCGCTCGCGCGCGGCACCGGCTTTTCCGCTTGGCGAGCGGCTCTCAAGTCGGCGCTCGACGGCATCGCGAAAGTGAAGGCCGGTGCCCTGGTGGTGTCGCTCGGCGTCGACACCTTCGAGGGGGATCCGATCTCCGGATTCAAGCTGAAAAGCGAGGACTACCTGCGCATGGGAGAAGACCTGGCGGGCGCGGGGCTGCCCACGGTGTTCGTGTTCGAAGGTGGCTACGCGGTCGCGGAAGTCGGCATCAACACCGTGAACGTGCTCGAAGGTTTTGGCCAGCGGGCCGGCTGAGCAACCTGGGCGACAGCAGTGGGGTGAGCCCCGATTGCCGGGGGCGGCGGGGCAAGGCCCAATGCGCGGTTCATTTCAGTTTCAGGAGTCTTCCGCCATGTCCCGCCGTTCCCTTCTCTGTGCCGCCACGCTTGCCGCGTGCGGACTTGCTTTTCCCTTGGCGGCGCTTGCCCAGGCCTTTCCCAGCAAGCCGATCAAGCTGGTCATCGCGTTCCCCGCGGGCGGCCCGACCGACATCACCATGCGCCAGCTGGCCGACAACGCGAGCAAGATCCTCGGCCAGCCGGTCATCGTCGACAACAAGCCCGGCGCCGGCGGCACGCTGCCCGCACAGGCGCTGCAAACCTCGCAGCCCGACGGCTACACGGTCGCGCAGATTCCGCTCGGCGTGTTCCGCCTGGGCTACACCACCAAGATCAACTGGGACCCGCTCAAGGACATCAGCTACGTCATCAATGTGACGGGCTACGCCTTCGGCATCGTGGTGCCGGCCAGCAGCCCCTTCAAGACCTGGGCCGACTTTGTCGCCTATGCCAAGGCCAACCCCGGCAAGCTCACCTACGGCTCCACCGGCAACCTGACGAGTCCGCACCTCACGACGGAAATCATTGCGCAGAAGGCCGGCATCGAACTGCAGCACGTGCCCTACAAGGGCAGCGCCGACCTGATGCTCGCCGTGGTCAGCGGCCAGCTGATGGCCGCTGCCGACAGCACCGGCTTTGCGCCGCAGGTCGAAGCCGGCAAGCTGCGCGTGCTGAACACCTGGGGCGAAAAGCGCCTGGCCAAGTTCCCCGATGCACCGACGCTGAAGGAGCTGGGCTATGACGTGGTGCAGAACTCGCCGTTCGGCATTGGCGCACCCAAGGGGACGCCGCCCGAAGTGGTGAAGAAACTGCACGACGCATTCAAGCAGGCCATGGAAGAGCCGAGCTACGTGGCGTCGCTCGGCCGCTACGACATGCTGCCTAACTACATGAGCTCGGCCACCTACACCAAGTTTGCGCAGGAGACCGTGGTGAAGGAAAAGGCTGTCATCGAGAAGCTGGGCCTGGCGAAGGAACAGCCGAAGACGAACTGATCGCAAACAGCTCGCCCACCAGCCGCTGGGCGAGCTCGGGCTTTACCGGCTCGGCGCCGAACACCAGCCGGAAAACGATGGGGGCGATCAGGTGATCGATGACCTGCTGCGTCTGGGGCGCATGCTCGCCGCGGGCGCGCGCCTGCTCGACCAGCGTGCCCGCCTCCTTGCGGCGGTTGCGCAGGCAGTCGGTGTCCGCGCCGTCGTTGGCCAAAGCGGCCGCGGCTTTCAACAAGGACTTGCTGCAGGGCTGCGCCAGATGGGTGATGAGTTCCTGCGCCCAGGCCACCAGGTCTTGCCGCAGCGAACCCGTGTCGGGCAGGGGCCGGTTCGGGTCGAGCCGATGGGTTGCGGTTTCGGCCAGCAGGCCTGACAGGTCGCCCCATCGCCGGTAAATGCTCGAGGCGCTGACACCCGCGCGTTCGGCCACGGCGGGCACGGTGACGCGCTCACGGCCCTGCTCGGCCACCAGTTCTTCAAGGGCGGTGCGCACCAGTGCCTGCACTTGCGCGCTGCGGCCGCCGGGACGCTTGCTGGGAAGGACGACATCGTTCATGGCAACACTTTAACGCAAAGTTATTTGCTTTAGTGAATATGCAGGTCTAGAATCGCAAAAGCTAAAAGAGTTGCGTTAAGGATCTGCCATGTCGTCCTCCTGCCCTGAACTCGCGGTTGCCACAGCCGCCACCGCCACTCGGTCCAAGCCCTGGCGCCTTCCGGCGTCTGTCAGCTTTGCGCTGCTGGGTGCCGTGCTCTTTGCGTTCTTCTTTGCCGCGGCCGCGCCGTCGCCGCTTTTCGTGGTGTTCCAGCACGCCTGGGGGTTTTCGGCGTCGATGCTCACCGTGGCTTTTGCGGTCTATGCCATTGCGCTCCTGATTTCGCTGCTGGTGGCGGGATCGCTGTCGGACCACATCGGGCGCCGACCAGTGGTGCTGGGGGCGCTGGTGCTGCAGGCAGTGGCCATGGGGCTCTTCCTGCTGGCGCATGACATCGCCGGGCTGATTGCCGCGCGCATCGTGCAGGGCGTGGCCACGGGCGTGGCAAGCGGCGCGCTGAGCGCGGCGGTGGTCGAGGCGGCGCCGGCGTCGCGCAAGCGGCTGGGAGCATTGATCACGAGCGTGTCACCGCTTTCAGGGCTCGCCGTGGGGGCGCTGCTGACGGGCATGGCGGTGAAGTTCACAGGCGTGCCGGTGGCGCTGGTCTTCGGCGTGCTGGCCGCGGTGTTCGCGCTGGGCGCAGTCGCAGTGCTGTGGCTGCCCGAAACCGTGACGCCGCGTGCCGGTGCGATGGCCTCGCTGGTGCCGCGCGTTTCGATTCCTGCGCGGGCGCGGCGCGAGTTTGCGCGCGGCCTGCCGGTGCTTGTCGTGGTGTGGGCGCTCGGAGGCCTGCAACTGTCGCTTGCGCCCTCGCTGATGCACCACGTGTTCGGCATCGACAACGGCGTGGTCAACGGCCTCACGATTGCGGTGCTGTCAGGCTTCGGTGCGGTCGCGCCCACGCTGCTGGGCCGCCTGGGTGCGCCTCGTTCGGTCATCTTTGGCACAGTCAGCATCGCGGTCGGGTTGGTGTTGCTGCTGGCTTCGCTGGCCACGCAGTCGCTCACGCTTTTCTTCGTCGGCACGGCAGTCGCGGGAATCGGCTTTGGCGGCGCGTTCTCCGCGCTGATTCAAATTCTGGCTCCGCTTGCCGACGCCCATGAGCGCGGTGAGTTGTTCGCGGCGATCTTCGTGGTCTCTTACCTTGCGTTCAGCCTGCCCGCAATGCTCGCGGGCTTTCTGGTGGCACCGCTGGGGCTTCTGCGCGTGGCGGAAGGTTATGCAGCGGTGCTGCTGCTTATCGCGGCCTTCGGTGTCTGGCGCCAATGGGCAGCGCTGCGGGGCGCGTCGGAACGGAACGTGCCGCTCACCGAATAGCACGCGCCGAGAGCACGGCGCGCGCCACCTCGGCAAAGCCCGCGCCGCGCTCGCCCTCGGTCACGTAGCGCGGCAGGTGCTCCAGCTGCGGCACAAAGCGTGCAACGTTGGCCACGCCGATGCTGCTCGCAAAGGTGCGGAACATCAGCTGGTCGTTGGTCGAATCACCCACATAGGCCCAGCGGTCGAGCTCGTCGTCGAGCATGCGGCCCCAGAGCTCGCGCACGATCCAGCGCGCGCCTTCGAGCTTGTCGTTGTCGCCGTACCAGCCATTGATGTGGATGCTGCTCACCGTGGCGTGCATGCCCTCGCGGCGCATCAGTGCCACCACCTGCGCAATGGTCTCGTCGCTCAACTGCACGAACTCGCTGTGGTCGATCGCAATGTCGGTCTCGCGGCCCGGTGAATCGGTGGCGCGCCGGGCGCCCGGGATCTCGCGCTCGATGCGCGCCAGCACGGCCTGCATGCGCTCGAAGTTGGCAGCGCGCGTGGGGGCATCTTGCTGGTAGCGCTTTTCGATCTTGCCCCCGGCGGCCGGCAGCAATGCCACCGCGCCGTTCTCGGCCACGATCGCGTCGACCGGCCAGGTGTTGACGAAGGGCAGGCTCCAGCCCACCGGCCGGCCGGTGATCGCCACGATGGAAAGCCCCGCCGCCTTGAGGTCGCCGAGCGCCTGCAGTGCGTCGGCCGTGATCGCGCCTTCGCTGGTGAGCGTGTCGTCGATGTCGGTGAACACGCCGACGAGCGCACTGCGCGCGGGCGCGGCCCAGTGATCCAGCGGCAGCAGATGGGTGGGTGAGGGAGGCAGGGGCGACGAAGATGGAGACATGGCGGACTGACGCTTGGTATCGCTTGGAGAGCCCATGATCGTACCGGCGCTTTCGTGTAGCATCCCGCCCCCGCCGCGCTTTCCGTGCCGCTGCGGCGCCGCCATGCCCCACATCCTTGTCGACAACCTTCTCAAGACCTACCGCATCTCCGAGAGGGACCCCGGTGTGATGGGTGCTTTGCGCGGCCTGGTGCAGCGCCGGCACCGCATCGTGGAGGCGTTGTCGGGCGTGTCGTTCTCGCTCGAGCGTGGCGAGCTGCTCGGCTTCATCGGGCCGA
Proteins encoded in this region:
- a CDS encoding ornithine cyclodeaminase, producing the protein MTRFIDVHSLVRLVDETGVPQFLTALADALRDDFLRWREFDKKARVASHSHLGVIELMPVADDGAYAFKYVNGHPHNTQVGLPTVMAFGVLAEVDTGYPVLLSELTLTTALRTAATSAMAAQALARPGSRSMALIGNGSQSEFQALAFHALLGIEEVRVFDIDARATDKLVRHLSVCTPLDVVRARSVAEAVRGADIVTTITAFQGQATVLTPDMIDPGMHINAVGGDSPGKTELHPDVLRLARVFVEYEAQTRVEGEIQQLPAGFPVHELWKVLVGDVPGRETADQVTVFDSVGFALEDYTALRYIHQLAIERGVGQQIALVPELDDPKDLFGLTASGRRRAVLRRAA
- a CDS encoding histone deacetylase family protein, translated to MLTIYNDQHALHQGKVEMFRGELVPCFEVPDRVDHVKHELERRRLGPLQMPDHFDEALLAKVHAPRYLDFIAHAWDEWVALDAANASRDALPSYWPTRGMRTDVLPQSFPARLGLFSFDAGTPLTAGSWAAARHGAACAWTAAQRVIDGRRAAFALTRPPGHHAGADFFGGYCFVNNAAVAAQALRDAGVERVAVLDVDYHHGNGTQAIFYERSDVHFASLHGDPLTDYPYYLGHADERGAGQGEGFNHNLPLARGTGFSAWRAALKSALDGIAKVKAGALVVSLGVDTFEGDPISGFKLKSEDYLRMGEDLAGAGLPTVFVFEGGYAVAEVGINTVNVLEGFGQRAG
- a CDS encoding Bug family tripartite tricarboxylate transporter substrate binding protein; the encoded protein is MSRRSLLCAATLAACGLAFPLAALAQAFPSKPIKLVIAFPAGGPTDITMRQLADNASKILGQPVIVDNKPGAGGTLPAQALQTSQPDGYTVAQIPLGVFRLGYTTKINWDPLKDISYVINVTGYAFGIVVPASSPFKTWADFVAYAKANPGKLTYGSTGNLTSPHLTTEIIAQKAGIELQHVPYKGSADLMLAVVSGQLMAAADSTGFAPQVEAGKLRVLNTWGEKRLAKFPDAPTLKELGYDVVQNSPFGIGAPKGTPPEVVKKLHDAFKQAMEEPSYVASLGRYDMLPNYMSSATYTKFAQETVVKEKAVIEKLGLAKEQPKTN
- a CDS encoding TetR/AcrR family transcriptional regulator, producing MNDVVLPSKRPGGRSAQVQALVRTALEELVAEQGRERVTVPAVAERAGVSASSIYRRWGDLSGLLAETATHRLDPNRPLPDTGSLRQDLVAWAQELITHLAQPCSKSLLKAAAALANDGADTDCLRNRRKEAGTLVEQARARGEHAPQTQQVIDHLIAPIVFRLVFGAEPVKPELAQRLVGELFAISSSSAVPSPGPASR
- a CDS encoding MFS transporter produces the protein MSSSCPELAVATAATATRSKPWRLPASVSFALLGAVLFAFFFAAAAPSPLFVVFQHAWGFSASMLTVAFAVYAIALLISLLVAGSLSDHIGRRPVVLGALVLQAVAMGLFLLAHDIAGLIAARIVQGVATGVASGALSAAVVEAAPASRKRLGALITSVSPLSGLAVGALLTGMAVKFTGVPVALVFGVLAAVFALGAVAVLWLPETVTPRAGAMASLVPRVSIPARARREFARGLPVLVVVWALGGLQLSLAPSLMHHVFGIDNGVVNGLTIAVLSGFGAVAPTLLGRLGAPRSVIFGTVSIAVGLVLLLASLATQSLTLFFVGTAVAGIGFGGAFSALIQILAPLADAHERGELFAAIFVVSYLAFSLPAMLAGFLVAPLGLLRVAEGYAAVLLLIAAFGVWRQWAALRGASERNVPLTE
- a CDS encoding HAD-IIB family hydrolase — protein: MSPSSSPLPPSPTHLLPLDHWAAPARSALVGVFTDIDDTLTSEGAITADALQALGDLKAAGLSIVAITGRPVGWSLPFVNTWPVDAIVAENGAVALLPAAGGKIEKRYQQDAPTRAANFERMQAVLARIEREIPGARRATDSPGRETDIAIDHSEFVQLSDETIAQVVALMRREGMHATVSSIHINGWYGDNDKLEGARWIVRELWGRMLDDELDRWAYVGDSTNDQLMFRTFASSIGVANVARFVPQLEHLPRYVTEGERGAGFAEVARAVLSARAIR